Proteins found in one Podarcis muralis chromosome 5, rPodMur119.hap1.1, whole genome shotgun sequence genomic segment:
- the LOC144327759 gene encoding complement factor H-related protein 3-like isoform X2: MESWLFSVLPFLLWTCCTSQNVCEEPPDIDFGEMISDEKARYLEGDRTQYKCNPGYVLEGTEWITCRGQKWAPAPRCLAPCGITKQQLDAQDLYLPGKRRRSQVIQHNQFLQFQCKEGHVITAPSVRKCINGHMDLPLCISEMGKNCSHTPTIENGDIITLSQKQYASGSSVEFKCQKYYAMEGENRTFCNNGNWTKVPICLEPCAISLAEMESKKVEVVGQSDEHHFQNLYVQRGTSVELACKPGHAPAANYSPSAFVIRCNGEAIVYPECEEITCNPPKVDNGTFRPRRNIYHGEDLIQIQCDSGFHLADGQNIAECTRNGWSPLPQCSNAAGKCGPPPRIKNGDFLGTATSEYMPGAQVQYKCQAFHKLQGNQYVQCVNGHWTDTPTCTVPCVATEEDMNQNNIRLRWISTQKIYSISGDVTEFACKWGFQPDPSSPPFTAPCIEGKLDYPRCIP, encoded by the exons ATGGAAAGCTGGCTGTTCTCCGTTCTTCCATTTCTTCTGTGGACATGCTGTACTTCCCAAAATG TTTGTGAAGAACCACCTGACATTGATTTTGGGGAAATGATAAGTGATGAGAAGGCCAGGTACCTGGAGGGTGACAGAACACAATACAAGTGCAACCCTGGATATGTCTTGGAAGGCACTGAATGGATAACGTGTCGTGGGCAAAAGTGGGCACCTGCACCCAGGTGCTTGG cacCTTGTGGTATCACAAAACAACAGCTAGATGCACAAGACCTGTACCTGCCTGGGAAGCGAAGACGGTCCCAGGTGATTCAGCATAACCAGTTCCTGCAATTCCAGTGCAAGGAAGGACATGTCATCACAGCTCCTTCAGTCCGGAAGTGTATCAATGGGCACATGGATTTGCCATTGTGTATCTCTG AAATGGGGAAAAACTGTAGTCACACACCCACTATTGAGAATGGAGACATTATCACCTTATCACAGAAGCAATATGCATCTGGCTCTTCAGTGGAATTCAAATGCCAAAAATATTATGCCATGGAAGGAGAAAACAGAACTTTTTGTAACAATGGGAACTGGACAAAAGTGCCCATTTGTCTAG AGCCCTGTGCAATCTCATTGGCTGAAATGGAAAGCAAGAAAGTTGAGGTGGTTGGGCAATCGGATGAGCATCATTTTCAAAACTTATATGTACAACGTGGTACTTCTGTTGAGCTTGCCTGTAAACCAGGGCATGCTCCTGCAGCAAATTATTCCCCGTCTGCTTTTGTAATCCGGTGCAATGGAGAAGCAATTGTGTATCCTGAATGTGAAG aaattacATGTAACCCTCCAAAGGTGGATAATGGCACTTTTAGACCTCGAAGGAATATATATCATGGTGAGGATCTAATTCAAATTCAGTGTGACAGTGGATTTCATCTAGCTGATGGACAAAATATAGCAGAATGCACAAGGAATGGATGGTCACCTCTACCACAGTGCAGCA ATGCTGCGggaaaatgtggccctccaccTCGTATTAAAAATGGAGACTTTCTGGGCACGGCAACTTCGGAATATATGCCAGGGGCGCAAGTACAGTATAAGTGCCAAGCTTTCCACAAACTACAAGGAAATCAATATGTACAATGTGTCAACGGGCATTGGACAGATACACCAACATGCACAG TTCCTTGTGTAGCAACCGAAGAAGATATGAATCAAAACAATATACGGCTGAGGTGGATATCCACTCAGAAAATCTATTCCATATCTGGAGACGTGACAGAGTTTGCCTGCAAATGGGGCTTTCAGCCAGATCCATCTTCGCCTCCCTTCACAGCCCCATGTATAGAGGGCAAGTTGGACTACCCAAGATGTATACCT
- the LOC114598426 gene encoding complement factor H-like gives MKNRLFCIVSFLLWTCCTFQHVCTPDIDFGVIIENKRAQYLERDRLQYKCFPGYELEGSGWITCKEDGWTPRPKCFAPCTITKQQLEARNLLLYGGQKHSELIKNARTMEFICVKGYIIISPSVRTCIDGNMDLPSCNPVVSDQETSVTGDIPTLTVLPKIPFSVSPQVMCTAPEIGGGNFFPVKSQYKFEEVISAKCNQGYQLESRKSSFKCTKYGWLPSPKCVPKQCDYPHIENGALSWSNTYYSDVYFPKKEGQTISFRCKHGFLPENKKYWYRIRCTSLGWDPEPKCFRLCTPPKHLPHGEVIYDSKNNFIEGDNVSFRCDAGYRPENQATATCTKNDWSPTPSCSSLCKLYLITDQYTSDCGYSLSDSALNKPH, from the exons ATGAAGAACCGGCTGTTCTGTATTGTTTCATTTCTTCTATGGACATGCTGCACATTCCAACATG TGTGCACGCCTGACATTGATTTTGGAGTAATCATAGAGAATAAAAGAGCTCAATATCTGGAACGTGACCGGTTACAGTACAAGTGCTTCCCTGGGTATGAATTGGAAGGGTCTGGCTGGATAACATGTAAGGAAGATGGATGGACCCCTCGTCCAAAGTGTTTTG cACCCTGCACTATCACAAAACAACAGCTGGAAGCCAGAAACCTGCTTTTGTACGGTGGGCAAAAACATTCAGAATTGATTAAAAATGCACGTACAATGGAATTCATATGCGTGAAAGGATACATAATAATCTCTCCTTCTGTGAGAACGTGCATTGATGGGAACATGGACCTGCCATCCTGTAACCCTGTCG TGTCTGACCAAGAGACTTCCGTCACTGGTGACATCCCT ACATTAACCGTACTTCCTAAAATTCCTTTTTCTGTTTCACCACAAGTGATGTGCACTGCCCCAGAAATAGGTGGCGGCAACTTCTTTCCTGTAAAGAGTCAGTACAAATTTGAGGAAGTGATCTCTGCTAAATGTAATCAGGGATATCAGCTGGAAAGCCGCAAGAGctcttttaaatgtacaaagtatGGCTGGTTACCATCTCCAAAGTGTGTAC CAAAGCAATGTGATTATCCCCATATAGAGAATGGAGCACTATCTTGGTCTAACACATACTACAGTGATGTCTATTTTCCAAAAAAGGAGGGACAGACAATTAGTTTCAGATGCAAGCACGGCTTTCTGCCAGAAAATAAAAAGTACTGGTATAGAATTAGATGCACCAGTTTGGGCTGGGATCCAGAACCGAAATGTTTCA GACTGTGCACCCCTCCTAAACACTTGCCACATGGTGAAGTAATTTACGACTCTAAGAATAACTTCATCGAGGGTGATAACGTTTCGTTTCGTTGTGATGCAGGATATCGACCTGAAAATCAAGCAACGGCCACGTGTACAAAAAATGACTGGTCGCCTACTCCAAGCTGTTCCTCCCTGTGTAAGCTTTACTTGATAACTGATCAATACACCTCGGATTGTGGATACAGCCTATCTGATTCTGCCTTAAACAAGCCGCATTAA
- the LOC114598645 gene encoding coagulation factor XIII B chain-like, whose protein sequence is MNRLRCIVLLLLWTGCTSQNVCEKPPEVDFGETVRGERTKFREFENARVQYTCSPGYVLEGPKWTTCDGQKWTTPPKCLAPCSITKEQLDAKHLLLFGGRRRSHVIQHNGTLEFLCRERYILRPPSVMKCNDGHMDLPSCISVCGEPPEVDFAETVRSVRTQFQEFESIRAFYKCNPGYVMEGSGWMICNGQNWTEPLKCLAPCRITKKQLDSKQLLLSGGRRHSHLVQHNRTLEFLCRKGYIISAPLIRKSLDGHMDLPSCISG, encoded by the exons ATGAACCGGCTGAGGTGCATAGTTCTGTTGCTTCTGTGGACAGGCTGTACTTCCCAAAATG TGTGTGAAAAACCACCTGAAGTTGACTTTGGGGAGACGGTAAGAGGTGAGAGAACTAAATTTCGGGAATTTGAGAATGCAAGAGTACAGTACACATGTAGCCCGGGATACGTATTGGAGGGGCCCAAGTGGACAACGTGCGATGGACAAAAGTGGACAACACCACCAAAATGTTTGG CACCCTGTAGTATCACAAAAGAGCAGCTGGATGCCAAACACCTGCTTCTGTTTGGTGGCCGAAGGCGTTCCCACGTGATTCAACACAACGGGACACTGGAATTCCTGTGCCGGGAACGATATATCCTCCGGCCTCCTTCAGTCATGAAGTGTAATGATGGACACATGGATCTCCCATCATGCATCTCAG TTTGTGGAGAACCACCTGAAGTGGACTTTGCAGAGACTGTAAGAAGTGTGAGAACCCAGTTTCAGGAATTTGAGAGCATAAGGGCATTTTACAAGTGCAACCCTGGTTATGTGATGGAAGGATCTGGATGGATGATATGCAATGGACAAAACTGGACAGAACCACTGAAGTGTCTGG CACCCTGCAGGATcacaaaaaaacagctggattCCAAGCAACTGCTTCTGTCTGGAGGTCGGAGACATTCACATTTGGTTCAACACAATCGTACATTGGAATTTCTGTGCAGGAAAGGGTATATCATCTCAGCTCCTTTAATCAGGAAGTCTCTCGATGGGCACATGGATCTTCCATCATGTATCTCAGGATAA
- the LOC144327759 gene encoding complement factor H-related protein 3-like isoform X1: protein MESWLFSVLPFLLWTCCTSQNVCEEPPDIDFGEMISDEKARYLEGDRTQYKCNPGYVLEGTEWITCRGQKWAPAPRCLAPCGITKQQLDAQDLYLPGKRRRSQVIQHNQFLQFQCKEGHVITAPSVRKCINGHMDLPLCISEMGKNCSHTPTIENGDIITLSQKQYASGSSVEFKCQKYYAMEGENRTFCNNGNWTKVPICLEPCAISLAEMESKKVEVVGQSDEHHFQNLYVQRGTSVELACKPGHAPAANYSPSAFVIRCNGEAIVYPECEEITCNPPKVDNGTFRPRRNIYHGEDLIQIQCDSGFHLADGQNIAECTRNGWSPLPQCSNAAGKCGPPPRIKNGDFLGTATSEYMPGAQVQYKCQAFHKLQGNQYVQCVNGHWTDTPTCTVPCVATEEDMNQNNIRLRWISTQKIYSISGDVTEFACKWGFQPDPSSPPFTAPCIEGKLDYPRCIPVVTAKVIGRSIQKTFLTST from the exons ATGGAAAGCTGGCTGTTCTCCGTTCTTCCATTTCTTCTGTGGACATGCTGTACTTCCCAAAATG TTTGTGAAGAACCACCTGACATTGATTTTGGGGAAATGATAAGTGATGAGAAGGCCAGGTACCTGGAGGGTGACAGAACACAATACAAGTGCAACCCTGGATATGTCTTGGAAGGCACTGAATGGATAACGTGTCGTGGGCAAAAGTGGGCACCTGCACCCAGGTGCTTGG cacCTTGTGGTATCACAAAACAACAGCTAGATGCACAAGACCTGTACCTGCCTGGGAAGCGAAGACGGTCCCAGGTGATTCAGCATAACCAGTTCCTGCAATTCCAGTGCAAGGAAGGACATGTCATCACAGCTCCTTCAGTCCGGAAGTGTATCAATGGGCACATGGATTTGCCATTGTGTATCTCTG AAATGGGGAAAAACTGTAGTCACACACCCACTATTGAGAATGGAGACATTATCACCTTATCACAGAAGCAATATGCATCTGGCTCTTCAGTGGAATTCAAATGCCAAAAATATTATGCCATGGAAGGAGAAAACAGAACTTTTTGTAACAATGGGAACTGGACAAAAGTGCCCATTTGTCTAG AGCCCTGTGCAATCTCATTGGCTGAAATGGAAAGCAAGAAAGTTGAGGTGGTTGGGCAATCGGATGAGCATCATTTTCAAAACTTATATGTACAACGTGGTACTTCTGTTGAGCTTGCCTGTAAACCAGGGCATGCTCCTGCAGCAAATTATTCCCCGTCTGCTTTTGTAATCCGGTGCAATGGAGAAGCAATTGTGTATCCTGAATGTGAAG aaattacATGTAACCCTCCAAAGGTGGATAATGGCACTTTTAGACCTCGAAGGAATATATATCATGGTGAGGATCTAATTCAAATTCAGTGTGACAGTGGATTTCATCTAGCTGATGGACAAAATATAGCAGAATGCACAAGGAATGGATGGTCACCTCTACCACAGTGCAGCA ATGCTGCGggaaaatgtggccctccaccTCGTATTAAAAATGGAGACTTTCTGGGCACGGCAACTTCGGAATATATGCCAGGGGCGCAAGTACAGTATAAGTGCCAAGCTTTCCACAAACTACAAGGAAATCAATATGTACAATGTGTCAACGGGCATTGGACAGATACACCAACATGCACAG TTCCTTGTGTAGCAACCGAAGAAGATATGAATCAAAACAATATACGGCTGAGGTGGATATCCACTCAGAAAATCTATTCCATATCTGGAGACGTGACAGAGTTTGCCTGCAAATGGGGCTTTCAGCCAGATCCATCTTCGCCTCCCTTCACAGCCCCATGTATAGAGGGCAAGTTGGACTACCCAAGATGTATACCTGTAG